The Hippoglossus hippoglossus isolate fHipHip1 chromosome 24, fHipHip1.pri, whole genome shotgun sequence genomic interval CATGTGAAGAGTTTAGGGAGAGGTCTTCTGCAGGTAACTCCTCAGGTATtcctttctgttctttttcctctgcagcttttgTAGAAGTTGACGTCTTTCTTTGACATCTTTCTTGCTGGGCTTGATGCTCACGGCTGTATGCAGGGCTACGGATAGCATAATCTCCAAGTGTTTTCTCACACTCCATTAAACAACTCTCCTTGGACCCAAACAACTtgttgatatttgtattttcatcacCAAATAGCGTGACGTAGTTAACACCCTCAGACATGCTCTGGTACTCAAATTTAGCGATTACAGTCTTGTGCAGAAGAAGGTTCCGGAGAAGGTCAATCTGGCTGGATGTCCAATCAACCCCTTTGTCAACGATTCCATGGAGGGAACAGATGTAGGTCACAACGGGCATCCTGAAGAATTCTGAAGCCAGTGGTCCCACATTCTCCACTTGAACAAACTGTTTTGTTCCATAGTCAACATTAAACACTTCCACCACTCCATTGGCTGGGAAAACCTGTTGAAGGACAGAGCGATGCCATCTGCCATCATTTCCTCTTGCAGCACAGGGAAAACTAATCATTTCTGGACCCACGGTGCAATTGGTCATTCTGCCCTCACAGAATTTTGTGATTTTCTCTGAGAGTTTCTTCAGCTCTTGTGAGAAGACCTTCAACTGGCAGAAAATCTTCTGCGGACTTGTCACTTCTGTGACTATGACGGTCTCCACAGTTCCAGCTGGAAGCTCTGGGACCATGAACTGATCTTGCATGTGCAGTCGCACACCTGCTCCCATGGAGATCTGGTGACTCTCTGGCGACACTTGAACGACACTATTGGACTTTAGTGACATGAGCACAAATTCCTGGAACATGTCTGGAGACACCTTCTTGGCAAATCCCATCTCATACATTTGTTTGGATATACAGGGGATGTGCAAGAGAAATGTCCTGTAGGCCACCAGTACATCTTGAACATGTGCTTTCAAAGACTTCCCGGAGAGAGATCTCAGATATTCGAGAGCCACTGGAGACCATCTGCTCTCAGTCGAGAGTGGCAACACATTAGCTAACACACAAAATTCCACTTCAGGTGGAAGGTGGAAGTGCTCCTTCTTACCCCATGCCAGCTTACTTGTATTGGTGCAAGACGTCACCCCTTTGTCAATGagaaacaaactgtattttGAGCCATTTCTAGAGACTATGCGGGCCCTGTTCCAAATATCATCTATCTGGACCAAGCACTGGTCACCAGGACTTCCTTCAAACTCTTGAAATGCCTTTTCAGGTGACTGAATGTCTTTAGCCAGGCACTCATAATCTACGGCGCTGTCCTGACTGAACTTTCCCCAGAACTCTACAAGCACACAAAGGGGATGCAAGTGGACCCTGGTTATGAGAATTGTTACTTCTGATCCTCGTATAGGGAGTCTGagtgttgatgacattttggCAGTTTCATGAATTCCAGCTACCCATGATCTGTCACCTCTCATGAACACTGCAGTGAAAGCATTGGATGTTATctgaaaaacatacaaacaaacacacaaacaaacacgtacCTTAAAACACAGGCCTCCATTCCAATTTGTATGTGGTCTTCAGAGACATTACTCGTGTGACAGCTTAACTAACTAAAATTGATTAATcattataaaatgaaaacatgtaaaaatagtGCTTACAAATGTAGCAGAAcatgacataaataaaatgtaatcccTTCATTgtttaaacacttaaaaatgCCAACAACTTTATAAATTGAATTGGTGTCTCTCAAGCACATGATCATAGGGTATGGGCAATATGGCCAaaattaaatgtcacattttgtgATATGGctgttgatgaaaataattgGGATGATTATTGATagttttattgcccagctctacatgattataaatattttgtaatgtGCTACTCATAGGCATGTGTAATAGATTAATGACTTTTTACCAAACACAAATACGTCTGTAATATACATGTAAATCACAGTCGCTAATTTGTTGCCATTGTAATGCGAGTGTACAGCTGCAGTCCAATGTTGGTGGACAGCTCGTGCCCTCCGTCAATGTCAACCTCAGATTTGACTTCATCTGAATAAACTCAATGACAACAGCACCAACACGTGATCTTCATCATTAGCTGCTACAGGCACACAATATTTCTCATAATTTTGTTCGGTGAATCCTGTTGAATACAATGAGCCATAATTTAACACCAGTAATGTGTTAgattttggttttattattaaGAATAGAAGGAAGATAAAACCCATTCATGGTAACAGAGCTGTCACATTCTGCGTTTAACACCGGCAATGGATCGTTTAAACAGACTGAAATGTTTAGCTAACCAATTGTTGGTTATGGATggtgatttttttcatcatgagcAAGTGTGATTTATTTCTCCGCTTTTCCAGGAAATCCACAAACTCCAGCGCTAATTTCCCCTGAAACTCACGACATGTGCTCGGGTTGTGACTGTTAGCTAACTTCCCATTACACTCAGACGTAGATTAGCCGCTGCTAAGCGTTAGCTTCTCACGGCACCGCACCCATTAGCATCATACATTAAGATGGCAGGCAACAGGTGCTACATGACCTGCGGGCGGATTAGCATGACGGTCCCGCGGTTTGAACATGACTCGACAGCGAATGAAGAAGTAAAACACAACGACTCACCTTGTTTTAAGTCCTGCGGATCCTAGAGTCTCCTCAAACCccgtgatgatgatggtggtaaCTTTAATTAAACCCCGGATCACTTCACCTCGACCGCATGAGCTGTTCACATCCTCCGAACTTCAGTCCTATTCCCCTGGTTTGTTCGGATGTGTCAGAAAAACTGTTTGACTGCCTCCGAAAATACCGtcataaaatacaaagaaaaactcCACAGCAAACCGAcgttagttagttggttagtaAGTACGTTAGATGGTTAGTTGGTTAGCGGCTAACGTTAACTAGCCCGAATCCACCCGCGTGCATTCACCTCAAAAggttttccccctttttctcgTCGAGCCGGAAGTGGCGCTGTTGTCCCCTGACGCAAGTGAGTGCGCAGCGCAGCAGATtcgttactttactttatttcacacaacgtaaatacaaacaatcaaatgttATGTTAGAATGACTTGTGTGAAAAACACACCCATATATAACAAAGACCAAGATAGAGTCTGtagttttactttactttatttcacacagcataaatacaaaatacacaaatgagATGTTTAAAAGCCaaacaattacaaaaaataaaatacaaaacacaaaatctttAACACAGGTTTAAATAGAGTGGGCCTACATTTATTGTAACATCTATGTCCAGTTTTCATTGTCATCTAAAATGTGCTGTGTGGTTTTTATGATGTCTGCCATTTGTAACAAAAACCACGCTGTATTTCATTGTACATTCTGTTTATTTAAGggcagatttcacattcacaaaagtttgtttaaaatcttTCTGAATGAAATACAATGATACATGCAAAAAGTGTTAAGACTCTCgatatgtgtatttgtttgagTATTTAAATTCCAAAAAGggcttttctcttttgttttctttcattttcttttcttcccacATTCACATGGGCTACACATTCAGAATAGCTAATACTTTAATCTTTACAAAATAGAGACCTGGAAAATATTTCCACACATCTCAAATATATATGATACAAATATATAGtatgtgtctttttctgtgtttgtagagagatatatttctttcttgaaaagacaaacaagtcGCCAAGCATTAAAAGGTCTTCCTCCAGTCTGTGTAAACTGTTTCATGTCTTGAAGGGACTGCATTGATTTCTCAGTATGTGTTGGATCAAAGAAACCCTTTGAAGGTCTGATGAGGAAAGTGTTGCTTTATAGGAGGTATTTTAtcagcacctcctcctgcacagacagacaggatgaAAGTGAAGGAAACTAGATATACTAGAAACATGACGCAGATGTTTTGAGTCATGCATTGTTTGTAGAcaagagcagcagcatgttAAAGTGTCCCCACAGATCATTTTGTTGCATTAGTTTAAATATGAACACATTGATTATTGCTTAAACAATGTACGAGTGTATCGTCTCTCTCTGGTGTCTTGTCTTCTCTCTTGCATAAGCATGATACCAATAGAAGTGAAGCTAACACTGACCATTTCATCACATGTTTGAGACCTGCCACACAGACACTTCTGCAATCAAGTCCTCACCCACAACAGTCAGCATTTCATCTTTTCAAATAGTCTGTCGGAGAATTACAACAATAAGTTATCTTCTCCTGTGTCCATATGTCATGTTGTTTGAATCTGCAGCCTGGATGTATCAATGACattcaagctgctttcagacatgcactgaactccgccGATCCCCTCctttttctctggaggaggtgcatgtgtgaacacataTGAGGATCAGATTGGCCTTATCTAAAAGCTGTGGGTGGTCTAAGTGTGGCAGAGGAAAGTGCAGAGctaacaaaggaaaaaaagagcctGGCAGTGGGTAAAAGGGAGAGGCTACATTACCACCAGGGTCAGGCTTGGTCAGGAAGGAATCATCCAAAAAAAGGTGCAGGTGGGACTAAAAACGTCCTCCAACAACATCCATAGAATTCAGTAATGTGTGCGTGCTTTTGTACATTACTGAACCTCAGTTCTGAGCTTGTTTCTACTCATGAAACTCCACCACTTTCACAGTAGCACCAGTGAGCGTGATAGGTTGCTGGTCAGGACGGTCATGGCTCAAGGCAAATGAATCACCAGACTTTATTACAGACTGGGTCAATTGGTCATGAGTTCTATCCAAAGGCAACCTATTTATATAGTTTGTATAAAATGTAGATATTATTCAAGTAccatatgtttaaatatatgcTGCATTTACCAAGTTAATCTAGGTAGTAACACAGAACCCTttaatgtagattttttttccgTTCACCTCTCCTCCTGGAGCATGATGTTTAGTGGTGGTTAtgtggatagatagatagatagatagatagatagatagatagatagatagatagatagatagagctGTCTCTTACTTCCCCATTCGCAAATGAATGACAGCAACACATCCCTCTGTTGTTACTGATTCACGCTCCTGAGTCCTGAATAGTTTCACTTAGCGATTTGACCATGGCTTGAATggaatataaattatttttattggtgGTAGATTATcatgattaaacattttatgtACTTCTCATGTAAGTCAGAGTATGTATCTAAGTGTGGGGTGTTTTTAAGTCATTATTCAAACTTTTAATTGTGTTCAAACTTTTAGCCTTGGGAAGTGGCCTCATCTGTAGGTCCACATTTACCCAGTAGGTGGCAGCACCGCCTTGCATTTGTCTTCTGTCGCATAGTCGGAAACAGGAAGTGCGTCACAACCGGGCGACCGACGGCATTTCCCCCATTTTGACGTTCACGGGGAAGAAGTTGAAAAGTGTTTGTTCGTTGTTCGGTCTGTTAATCGACCCTCTGAGTATTTCAACATGGCTATGCAAGCAGCGAAACGCGCTAATGTAAGTCTACGCCAGTCGAGCTGGTTTCTTTTGTGAAGGAAATAACTGATGGACTCACCGTGCTTCGGCTAAgagctagcgttagcatgcgGATAGccagttagcatgctaacaaacTAAACAACCACACGGGCTATTTAAAGCTTATTATTTGGATGGATTTTAATTTACAATGTAGTTAATATACACTACTACACACTGGGATTAGTTACTTTAGACCAAATGTGATCTGAAGCTTTGTTTTAGAAACATGGCGACACGCTCGCACATGTAAACAGCGGAACTTCAGTTCATCGAAGTTGATCTTGTGTTTACTTCTTCTAAGCATTAACTTATTTAACCCTGGGGTGGTGATATGACTCTGTAGAAATTGGAATTAGTAATACTAAACAGTACCACCATGAATTAAATAGTCAAGAACCTAATTTACAAGAGTTAATAATGAAAGGACCGactcaaatgaaaaagaatagTTTATCACAGTGCACGTAAGATGGAGTTTGAAGTGTTACATGAAGAAACAGTGAACATATTCTTTATGAAGAGGACCTAGTGTATTAGTCGTGATCATGATGTCTGGTTGCATAGACATTTAATGTGCATATTTAATTGTATCTGACTCAACTGGCTTCATCAAGTACCTTATCTAACAGTAAGTGTAATTTCTCTGATTTCCTGCAGATCCGATTACCCCCTGAGGTGAACAGAATCCTGTACATCAGGAACCTTCCTTACAAGATCACAGCTGAGGAAATGTACGATATCTTTGGGAAATATGGACCAATACGGCAAATCAGAACGTAAGTGTTTCTAACCTGTATAAGCCCCAAATGGACCACGGGATGGAACACCTCTTCTATACACTTCATTTGAGCGTACAGAGATGTGAAGGTGGCAGCAGCATCCCCGGTTTCCAAATGTAGTTCCTGAGCAGATAAACACAGATGTAGTTGATGCAACACAACTCTCGAGATTAGAATCCTACATATattttgttggtgtttgttgTTTACACACTCTTAATCACTTcctgtgtattttgtgtttgctCCATCTTCTCAGGGGGAACACACCTGAATCAAGAGGAACGGCCTATGTGGTTTATGAAGACATCTTTGATGCCAAGAACGCCTGTGACCATCTGTCTGGCTTCAACGTCTGCAACCGTTACCTGGTGGTTCTCTACTACAATGCAAACAGAGTACGTATGAGCCTaacagtgtctgtgtggattCAGTCAGATCACATCAAGATATTGTTTTGGAAATGCCTGACAAAAGTACTATATTTGAAATGGAAAGATTTATATGGTCTTCTGTTTTACCAACTCTTTACAGGCTTTCCAGAAGATggacacaaagaagaaagaggagcagtTGAAGCTCCTAAAAGAGAAATACGGCATCAACACAGACCCTCCAAAGTAGCATCCTGTGGAATGTTCTGTCCTCTTTCCCGTATCCAGAAAAATCCCAGatctcatttttcttttctgtacaaacTTGTGTTGTGTCAGGGCACTGAGTTGTGTTCCAGTCGCAAAGAATGCTGTTTCTCAACATTCAGGTGTCGCTTtgatttttattactttttactTCAAATTTTTATTTGCCTGTCAAAGCAATCGAGAGACTCTTCAGCATCAAATACGTTTGACCAGGATTCAGATCAGCGACTGGACAAATTATTTACCCGGGGTTACTTgttcttcattttaatttttccGGTCTCATTTTTCTGTAAACTTAATTTAAAGCTAACCACAGCCTGCGATGTGACTTAAATTTGAGTTGATCAGTAATGATGATGTGAAGTGTAAtctttctgtaaaataaatgttccttTGCTAAAAgctctgctctccctcctctaaCTCACTGTAGATGTAATGTAGTGGAAGCGCTGTCCTCTGAGTGAACCCTTTTAGATCAATAGACAAGCATCTCACACATTTTGCACAGGGGTTAGACAGTCGCCCAATTTCTTAAGTTTGCCTGAAGCTTTAAACAACGTGTGATGTTTTAGTCTCTGGGGCTTCAGTTTGGAGTTGTCTGTGTAGTCGTGTGAGGACACAAGCCTCCACATGAACCCTGTGGTTTCTGAAGAGTCATTAGTAAACATCACAGACTTTCTCAAGTCTTTTCTGttgtaaaatgctttgaaaaCAAAAGTTCTACCTCTTAATGCTTTAGTCAGTGTAAACCTGccctaaaaaacaaacatcttatGCTCCCGAATACAAATATGGAGAAAACATTTACGCCACTGTTTTAGAAAAGATAACATCAGCAGGGAAACCTAATGGTTGGGCAGGAACATTACTTCAGGATTGTTTTATCCAGTGAGAGAAAGGTGCATCACTAATGCCAGAAAGTCAATATATATTTCTGCTGCCCTGTGAAACAAGATACGTTTTAGTGCAATAAAAAAGATGAttccaaaacacacaagactGAACATTTACCAAAGCGGTGTCCTCTACCTGAGAGTAAATGTCAGGGCGGGGAACTGTTTGAACCACATGGTAACTAAGAGTAAACCCTGAGGTCACTGGGGAAAGAAGTACTCCGATTCTTCAGTTATGTAACAGTAGTGATACAAAAAGTAACTCAGCTACTGGTAAAAAGACCCCTTTTGTGTCACTTAGGTAAAAGTACCTCATCAGCTGAATGTATTTAAAAGCACCAAAAGGAGCTGAGACAATTAGTTGATCAACTGAAAATGAACCAGCAATTTTTAAGCAGAATTCTAAAAATGTCCCCTATGGCTTTAAAAACTAGTGGTTGACATTTCACCAGTTATATCATTATTTAGAAATCAATTGGCGGACTCATCGCTGCTCTAATCAATACAAAAGGACTTATTATGCAGAGAGATGGTCCAGTTTGAGTTGTGATATTACCAACTGCGTTAAAGCAGCCGTTTTAGTGCTGTAGCTGCTGAAGGTGGAACTACTGTAGTTTCAACTGATTTAAAACCAGTTTGTTTAATCTATTAAGGCACCAAACATTAAGTCACTGATTTCATGCTTTAGAATGGAAAAATCCCCCTATATTTACCTGTTATTAAGGACTAAAGTGTAGTGAATATGTTCCTCTAAAATGTGGAGTGATACAAAATAGAGGTAATTTAAGGAAAATACTTAAAAGTTGTGTCTACACTAGCCAGGGCGGACTACTACAGTTTAACACTATGGCTTGCTGCAGaacatacaaagaaaaaaaacgtcaCAAAACCAATAGACCACTATCCAGGCTGACTGCTCAGATCTCTGCTGACCTTCCGTGAAGTCGTACGTTGCCATAGAGACTGCATGGAAAGTAGTGAGCAAAgccaagcagaaaaaaaaggtttatcaTAAAAATGTGGTTGAAAAAGTCTAAAGTAGCGAAAAGTGATGCAGTCAAAACGGCTGTGTTTGAATAGTATGGGAAGTgattggtgtttttttatttggtggAATACGACATAACAAGTGAGACATGATGAGACCCACCCTGTAATacagtgaggtgagagaatTAACACATGGGGGAAACATAGGATATAATAAACAGAGAGATAGCAAATGGGCgaagcattttttcttttcctttccccctcttctccGTTTTCCCGTCTCTGTCCCACATTAGCTGATTTTCTTATGTCTACTATTATATAATATCTTTcctgttatttttctttaacttgGTTTTTCAAGATTTACAGATCATTTTTTACTGCTTCATAATAGCAAGGTTTTGTTGCCTAGGCGACTGCAATCTACATGTGACGTTGCTCGGAGAGAGGCGGTTTCGTTGAGTCAACAGACCAGACCAGAGCCCATAGAGTTCCTTTTATTAGAGTAAATCACAACACAGGGAGTAGTGCAGCCATGTCGTCAGGGACACAATACATGCTACAAAAGAATCCTTGTACACGGTCGCCTTCGCTTACATTTGGTATCTTGATAGCAACAGTGGTAACTGCAGGTTTTGTAATTAGAAACGTTGTGTTTTGCCAAAGATGCTCATGTAAAGAAGTTCAGAATACAAAGTTGACAGGAGACAAGCCACACTGCTGAGAGAGAAGACGATGGAGTGGTTTGCTGGGGTCTTTATTGCAACGCTGTCTTATGATGACACTTCATATCTCCTTTAGCTCTTGGAACACTGATTGCAATATGCAGGtttggagagtgtgtgtgtgtgtgtgaggggggggggggggcggggttcAGAGGTCATTTCTGAATCCTTTCTAGGGAGGTTCCACTCCTCGCTGAACTTCCCCACATTAAGCCTCCGTCAGTTCATGTACAATGTGTGAGCGACGGGagtaaaaaagtacaaaaagtTCGACTGATTGAGAGAAATACTTGAAGAAAggtcggggggtgggggggtgggggggcggtgggaggaggaggtggaggaggaggaagaggagagggggggcggATAGTTCAACCTACTAAACACATGGCTTTACAGTAAGGGCTGTCCTCTAGTAGCTACAGTGTATTCTAATGAAACGCCATTCACTGCTCCTCTCACTACTTTCATGTACTTCcactgaaaaaagacaaaaacgaTAAAGGTTGGAAAACACCGCACTGGCTGCTCTTCTCTCAGAGTGGAACAAAGATTCATCATATTGATATGCAACCTGCAGGCTTCTcgacaaaaagaaacaaagtggATGTGATGGGGACATATAACTAAGTTTGATAACAATGCTCTCCAACTACAGATGAACACTTTTGA includes:
- the sf3b6 gene encoding splicing factor 3B subunit 6; this encodes MAMQAAKRANIRLPPEVNRILYIRNLPYKITAEEMYDIFGKYGPIRQIRTGNTPESRGTAYVVYEDIFDAKNACDHLSGFNVCNRYLVVLYYNANRAFQKMDTKKKEEQLKLLKEKYGINTDPPK